DNA from Castor canadensis chromosome 3, mCasCan1.hap1v2, whole genome shotgun sequence:
AATAGTCTAAGTGATACACAAAATTGGGAAACACTGAGCACCACCAAACTATTTTCCTACCATATCGCTGTTGATAAAAATTTCATTAtgattactttaaaaattcttccatttagcatctcttttactttctttttaataatcaAACACTAGGTCAACATAACCAAAATCTGGGACTCATTAGATTTCAGATCCACTTGGACTCAAACAAACCTAAAGATacgtatatttaaaaaaagatatgtgTATTAAAATATGTGTAATAGACAATGCAACTGGCCTACAATCAGTGCTCAGTGAATTCACAATCAATAAGACATAGGAAGAATGGGTCACTCATGACTGTGGCTGTATTAATGAGTAGTAACTGAGCTGTATAATACCCTATTGCTTAATTCTCTCCAGGAGTTTAAGAGTACAGAATAGAGAGAGGAGGTTGATTAGTAGATTGCCCTAGTTCAAATTGATTCACTGTTCtgcaagtgagaaaaaaaaaatctgctgagCAATCAAATTGAATGGAATCTTTCACTATTTACTAATCTGGGCTTGACTTGAATCTGGAGtcaaggcaccagtggctcaggcctataactCTAGCtttttgggaagctgagactgggaggtTCATGTTTtgatgtcagcctgggcaaatagttcatgagacccccccccatcgccaaaataattagagcaaaatggactggaggtgtggctcaaacagtagaacacCTGGTTTGTAAGCAAGAATCTCtgagccccaccaaaaaaactcagctgcacaaaaaaaaaaaaaaaaaaaccacttttggATCCTTATTCTGTGTATCCCTTGAGATGACCTTTGGCTGATTTTGAAAGGTCAAACAGGGACCTGTCTGTCCTCTTCATAACCCTCTGTCCTCTGTCTTTTAAATTTGCATCTTAATGACTTTATACTGCTTTTGGTTGCATTCCAAGTTCTCTCTTTCCAGCTTTCTGCTGTCCAATTCTTGTCAAAACATAAGttgaaagaaatatatgtatggAACTATGCTTAAAGAATAAGAAGACAGTTCTCTGGATTTTCTAAATTTTACCTTTGGATCAGAGGCAGAATGCTAGGTACTTGGGCCAGATCATCTTGAGTTGATGTATCCCTTTAAACTTTTTTCAGATTAATAATTTGCCATCATTATTGTGCCAAGGAACAGATAACAAACAGCCTAGGAAATTTTAATTCTTCAATTTCAAAATCTTCAGCTTTAGAAGTATTATTGAGGACATTAATTTATCACACGTATAGGATCAGACACTAATTTATCATCACATATATAGGATCATATCCCTATTATGAGGTCCTGGGGAGAACTTTCAGGTCTCAGTACCAGGAAGAGATATGTTTCTTCAGAGTAGTAGTTTATTGTTAGGTTGTGAACCTACAAATTCATGTCTCATTTTGCTGAGGAATTCAGAATCAAATTTATAACCTATTCTACCAAGAAAATAGTACTTTTATCATGAATTGTCATGTATTTATCTAATTTCAATTCATTTTCACTTTCCTTTGATTTACTCATCTATTTATTTAATCCTATGGTGTGATTTTTATAAACCATTCAAGCCTTTTATGGAATAAGACTGCAAAGAAATTAGAATCATACATATTGAAACACACTGATATAGAACACTGTCATCCTTTGGCTCTGATTTCCCAAgcatatctctttttaaaaatggagttcCAATTCATAGATACTTGAAATTTTGAGAATCATTTCCCTTTCCTTTGATCCATTACTTAAAACTACATGATTTCCTGTAATAGTGCCATGAAGTCTTTATGGGAAATCACTGAAATTCCCAGAGGAATATCTGAATTAGTGCAACTTACAACCATTGTCAAATGTGTCTTCTCAACTTTCATCTCTGAAATAGCAGAGTCtattccaatgaaattcattatATCGAACAACTCTAATGTCTAGGAAAGGTGAAAGTCGGAAAAGCTAATACTTTTTGAGCACCAACTATATTATCATCTACATATACTAAGTACATATTACTCTGTCTTcacaaaggaaaattttatttcatcagaGAGAATCCTTACCTTGGTACAACAGCTTCTGAGTAGTATTAATAATGATGATAgtgaaaaattaattattataCCACTAACATTCAacttactgtatgccaggcaTTGTGATGTTCACTTTACAAGTAACGGGATCGCCAATACTAAGAAGATCTCAAACTGTGTACCTTTAATATTCTACCTACCTTGGGACATTGGAAGATTTAAAAATGCTTGCTTTGGCTCAAAATTCTGCTGTAAGTACAGTGATAGTTTCAGGTCATTGGCCTTCTGGTAGTTCTTCAAGGCTTCAATTCTCAGCTCAATCACTTTGCCATGAAAGTCATTCTGAAAGGGGACATTTTTCAAAACTACTCATATAATATTGACTTTTCTAAATCCACTGTTACCTAAATGTTCTTTACCCAGAAATTTAAAACTAATTCCTTCATGCTCAGTCTTTCAAAATTGGACAGcaagtatttgttatttttcccccatttcaattacaagaaaatcaagaacacaggaaaaaataatattcattccAAGTTACTCAATGTATAACTAGAAATAGGTCACATCAGCCATCTTCTCAtgatacatttcttttcttatggtttacaaaattttatttttggttaaataagaaaataatagttgGCTCTGCTTTGTTCATCTctttagcaattttttaaaatatttcttattagcGCAAATTATACAAAaggagttttattgtgatattttcatacatgcatataaatgtgctttgatcaaattcacccctttttgctttttcttaacccctttttcctcctttccccttttaaacagttttagtggtttcattatgctattttctttcatacacacacatataaaatgtacttcaatcatatttacaCCAtcaccctctttccttcctcctcccccattgcCATGATACATTTCTTTTAGCAGGACAATTGGTAACCCAGGATCAAGGGATTGGGCTTAACCCTGAGAAGCTAAAGGCTTTATATTGTAGGAACGAAATGCATCCATGTCCAGCCTTGGAAGACCTTAGTACCTGAGGAATGTTGGCTTGTTCCTGATACTTGACCCATTCCATTTTCCTCTGTTGCTTTTCCTGGTGGAAGAAAGAGCCTCTGAGTGACAAAGTAAATTGAGATCAAAAATCAGTTTTCTCAATATGTAGCATGACCTTATAGCAAAATTATGGTGCCATAGATTCACTATTAAGTTGATTTCAACTGCACAGTCCTCTTAATTGATCTCCCCTGTAGAATCCACTCTCTAAATGTTAGAATATAATTGAAATGGTCATTTTTTGTGAATGAGTTGGTTATGGGAAGATGAGATGCAAATGTAATATCTCTAAATAAATTTTCCAAGACAAATTAACAAATGTTCTGACATCACCTAGGTATTGTGGAGTTGTCACtattaataaaacttttctcACTTTGTCCTAGGTAACATGATTTCCCAGAAATGTGTGACATCACTCTGACTTGAATACCCCCAAGGTACCACATTGCTTATAAAATCTGCCTTGTGTTCAGTGGCACACCATAGCTTGGGCAGATTATTCCTACATTAAAGATATCTTAATTTATCAGATCCAAATCCATTACTGTTCAGAATGATTGTATACCTTCCTTATCTCCTTCACTTTCTCTGCAACTGGTATCTCCATTTCACTCTTGGTCTTCACAGGTGATGAGGGGGATTTGGGAGCCTGGGATGAAAGAAGAGAGCCAAAGTAATAGGAAGTCCCAGGAAAAGAGTACAATGTCTTGGCTGAACATAAATCCAATATACCCTAAAAGCTCAGATTCTACCTATCTGCCTATTCAAGTTAGCCTTGATTATCAACAGGTTGTTTCCAGCTACGTGGCATTGATAATCATAAAATTCTAAGCACTTGCCTTTCTGTCCTGCAAGTCTGCCTTGGGTTTTATCTGTGGTGCTTTTTGTTGATCACGAAGCTCTTCTGTCTCAAATGTCTGTGGAGAGACATTTTGGCAAAGCTTTTAGTTAGTGGAAATTAATGAGGAGAGAAGCGGAAAACCAATATGAGTCGAAGCTTTTGGCTCCTGTCACTCAGCAGCTTCTCAGGGCCCCAAATAGCAATTGTGCTACCTACCAAAGGGGATTCAGAATATAATGAACCCTTCGATTATGTctcttgagtgtatcttgtaataatttttaaaaaccattaatTGAACTGATATCAAATGCCAAGCACTAACTAACCATTTTGTAGGTGAGAAATTAAGACTTGGAGTCATTTGTTTAGCATTACACATCTAGGAAAGTACAGAGCTAGAGGTAGAACCAGATCTTTCTGACTCTGAAGCCTATGTTCTTAGCCACAAGTCATGCTGCTCTTCTCCATTTCTCCTTGTCTAAAGAATAGCTAGGGAAAGTTGATTATGAGCTAACTTGTTTGGATATCTCTTATAAAAAGTATTTTGGGAGCTCTGGAGCAGTTGGATTTTGACAGAGGAATTGTGCTAGCACATTTCCTATCACCTGGCACATTTCCTATCACAAGGACTCAAGAACCTGGGAACTAAAACTTCTCATAATCCATAGAACTAATTTACAGCTGTTACTAAGAACTAGTTTCAGATCTCAGTACAAGGAACAGGGCTTGGAAGTATCCTGATTATTTGTGGAAAAGTGAGATGAAAAAAAGCAGTCAGAATTCACTACCACACACTTGTTTATATCACAAACACAGTCTGGTTTTTCAGTTGCATACTCTGGGCAAAAGCACTTGAGTTTCAAGGGCTAATCCACAAAAGAATTTCTCCTCCTGGTTTCCCAGCAAAAGGCTATTGTTATCTTAAACAATGCAATGATTGTTGTAAAAGGATAGGGGTATTAAAGTTagatattcatttgttcattcattcaacttaCATTGATTGATTCTCTATTATGTTTCAACAAGCACTGTGATAGGTGTTAGGAATTCAGACAAAGCAGTCAAGACACTGGTAAAACTTGTATCCCAGAAGGGGGAAAAGGGATagaaacaagtttaaaaaaatacaataaaattataaGTTTATATTATGAAAAGTGATGTGGAAGATCTGAACAGAGTTGTATAGTAGAAAGTAGGAAGAGGGTGCCGTATTTTAGATGGAGTAAACAAGGAGGACTTTTCTGAATAGGTGATATTTGAGCTGAGACCTGAAGGATAAGAATGAGTCAACCTCTATCAAATAGCATTACAGGCAGGGGCTAAATAAAGAGCAAAGGTCTAGAGTTACCACAAGGAATCCAATGTGGTTGGTGCATAGAAAGCAAGGTAAGGACTTCTATGAGAGATTGGAGAGGTGGGCACAAACCAGATTATGCCACAATAAGGAGTTCTGCAACTGTTTTCAGAAGAAAAGTgatatgcttttattatttttttaaagatcacttTGGCTGTTGTGCAAAGAATGTATTGGAATGAAGTTATCAGTGGAAGCAGAAACATGAGAAAATGATGATGTGGGATGAGAGGAATGGTAGATTCTTTCCATTATTATCTGCAGGACAATACTTTCAATAGGTCCTTAGAGGCACACCTTGTTCCATAGCATCTCCATTTCCTTCCGAAGcatcttgtttttcctttcctgttgGTGGAGGGGGGAAAGCCAAACAAACAGAGACATGTGTTTGTTCAGTCATTAAAGTGAGGTTGAAAGAAATTACTAAGTTAATGGTGGCCTGTTCAGTAGGCTGCTCCCTGAAGTACCCACCAACATCTTACCAAGTTCTGTTTCATCTCCTCTGCTTCCTTAATGAGCTCCATGACTGAGGATTCATCATACCCCTTCCCTGCCATGATCTGTTGCATGATCTGCAGACTAGAAGAAGAGAAACATCATAAAACATACATGCCTCCTAAAAGGTAATATTAATATCCTGCAACCAGCCAGGAAGTACTCTGCTACAGAAGTCAGATGGGGGCTGAAATCCCAGAAGTTATGAAAGTTCTTCCAGACAGAGAAAGTCTCTATAACTAGAATGATTCCATTCCTAACTGTCATTTTTCTTAGTTATGTGCTCAGTAATAAATTCAGTGCTCTTTAAGGTTAAAAAGTTATGTTTCCAACAGTCAGTGAGATTGATTTATGCCCCCTCAAAAGAATGTTTTGGTGTATGAATTTTGGATGAGGAGGAAGTGGTTCTGCCCTTGTAAAGAAGGGAGTTGAAAAACCTTATGCTTTCTTGATAAATCTCAGAGTTGTGTCTGATAACCCATCCCTATCTTATCTCTGTCCACATCCACCTTGGGTCTCCAAATGTCTTTAGACATTTGACGTTTGGGTAAACAACTTACGTCCTTAGCAGGCCCTAAGAAGGCATGCCATTGGGAAGTTCCTAACAAAACCTGAATTAGTATCAAGTCTTTGAATGTGAGAGAGGATATTCTTTGAagacattaattaattaatatttgtgtCCTTTGTCCTTTTTCCTCCCAGGTTTAAGAAAACCAGACTTTCATGTTCTCTTGCCTTAATAGAAGTCTGTGTTGTTGGGTTGTGTAAACAGCTGGTGCTTGACCACAGCTTGTTCTCACAAAGTCTGAGATCCTTATAAGGGTATAGAAAGAAGGTAGACCAACTGAGGTGAGATTTTCTGAGactagaaaggaaagagagaattgGGTTGGTAGGTCCCAAGAACAGCAAGTGTTCTAAAGCAGAGTTAAGACCTCAGCTTCTGAGCATTTTACAGAGGTTGGACCCTACTTCAAAGGGCTCTTAGGCTTAGAAATAGATCACTACTCTACTACTTGGTATAAAAAGAACAGAGTCATTTATCCTAAAATGATTCTGCAACCATGAATAAGGAAATTATCAATGTGACCACGATAGACCCAAGTTATTAAAGGCTTTTACCTGTTTCTTGGATGGGCATCCTAAGGAGGAAGAGTGACAACTGTAACTTCATGGGATGAGAGTTGAGtcatatttaattttactaaAAAAGGGGAGGGGTTCTCTTTACCGTGATACAAATTCTTTGCATTCTATTAGAGCtgaatatttcaaatttaaaaacaaaaaaaaaaatgcaaaatcaaaaccaagaaCAAAACAGTGTAAATAACTATTGCTAAATACTATGGAGATTAAATTCTCCAGTCTTTCTAAGATTAGGAATAGGAAGCCCTtaccttctttgtttttcctccaAGTTAGACATTAACTTTTGGAATAAGAGGTTGTTCTTATCTTCTAGAGGTTTTAGCATGTCTAGCAGTTCCTGCTTCCTTTGTTTTAAGTCCTCATTCAATTCCTTCAAGTAGTTGTCATCTATCTTAGAACTTCTGTGGAAAGCGATATCATAATATCTATCTTTAGCTTGGGTTAGTGAAGACCCTCCTGGATGGTTGCCATTTGGCTTTTTCCATCAAAGACTCACCTTTTTGAGGACAAGCAAGATCCTGAAGGGTTTGTACCACTGGTCATCTTGAAGAGAAACTTCCACTCTAATTATAAAGAGGCCTTCTTGAAAATATGTCTTCTTTTCCCATCCAGTTAAGACATCATTTTTTGTGCTGCTGTTGTTGAAACTCCTGTTGCATTGGACTGATTTCAGCTACAGATTGAGGTCACAATAGCCCTAAGACCACAAAATCAGCAGGTCTTTTAAATAGCACCAATGGCAGCTTGTTGACTGAAAACACTTAGTTACATCTGATCTATTCTTGTCTTAACTTTAGTCAAATGCCAAAAGTCTTATTCTGATGCCTTTGAATGAATAAGATAGGATGGTAGCATATTTACATTATGGAATTCCTATTGGGTTAGAAAATGGTGACCTACCAAAAACCTCATCAATGCCAAGACAACAAACCTCTGTGGAATGCCTAGCTATTCAAACTGCTGGTCCTGTGAGTGAGGAAATGATGAAAAGACAAAGCACCCATTTATGGGAGCATTAGCAAGAGGAAGAGACACTTCTgagagatgttttaaaaataatagggcacaaactgataaaaaaaaagtgtgaatgtAATTGACCCTAAGGTCTCCTGTTTTTATCTATGTCATTTAATGTATGGAAGATGATCCAAAAGgttaaacatttgttttttcatattctttaaataCAGTTTTAGGTCAGTATTTTTAGGGCAAGTCTTAAATGGGAAATAAGACATGCTAATTTTAAGCATTGACTAAGcttttccagtcatttttctaGGAGTGCTCTCTAAAGTAAATAAAACCCATTATCTTTGGGAAGAAACTTAAAGGCAAAGTATTGTAGtggaaaaacacaaaattaagtTTGTGGGAACTTGGTTTGGATCTCAGCACCACTGTAAACTGTGGGCTACCTTTGAGCAAGTTTCTaaattctctgagcctcagttttcacttctataaaaataaaaatggcaatatTGATCTGATAAGTTTGTTTGTAATATGTAATGTGCCTGGCTTATGGTAGGTGTTCACATATAGTGAAATTTTGTTTGGTTTAGGTTTAATGCCCCAATTATGTGattgaatgcaaaaaaaaagaagaaaaaacctgATTTATGTGAAGCTAAGCTAATGGAGCTTAAGTTTCAGAGCCTTTCATTTTAAAGATCTTATCCAAAGtctctgaaattaattttttgttcatGATTTGTATCCCTTTTTGGGAAGAAAGACTTCTCCAAATTATAGGTGATCAGAGTCCCACAAAATCTGGATCTGCCAGATCTGGTTAAATACATACCTCCCATAAGTGTCCTCTATATCAAAGCTTCTTCAAGTCAGTCTCTAGAAATATATTTGCTAAAGCATACATGTGCCACTTGAAAGTTTCATGTGATACTTAGCATAATATGACTTTAAATTAGAAAAACCATAACTGGTCAATCATAACTCACATTAGTTTTCCTAGGAATATCCATGAAAAGTTTGGATGGAATAAAGGTGAACAAAGTCCTAAGGGAACTACTTGGTAGACTAATTACTATTAATAGCATCTTAGACTGAACATGTAGCAAGTGGTAGCAAACAATAGAGGACAAAAATGGCATTGATCACTAAAGCGTAGCCTCTTTAAATTTCATGTTGTGACATTTGGCTGGCAGAACtattatagaattttaaaacatttaatgggCAGGCAGCATCCCAACTCACCTTCCTTTCTGTCCTTGCTTGTGAATGATTCCAAGAAGAGAACATTTGCTATTCTGATGTGATCTTTTCTGTGGCCAATCAGCAATGTTTATTTCTTAACATTCCAATGTCCACTTCCAAGGACAGAGTTTGCCTTAAAATAATGTACCTAGATGTTGTAGTTAAcagtttaaaaacaacaaaaacaaagacaatcaaaaaattcaaaacctaATAGTATTGAGAGGGGGTAATGCACAAGATTAGCTTCTGggacaaggaaaaggaaaggtaAAGTTACAGATGGCCACTAGAAGTGGTAGGGAGGAAAGTTGAACACTAAATTTTCCTACATAGAAAGTTGGGTCTTCTGCTGATTGGGAAggtagaaaacctcagaaaagtgATTATTTGAACATTTCACCTGAGCATGGAAAAGGAAACCAGCTAAGAGTAAAAGGATTCATGTAGTGCTATGGGTCATGTGAGTTTGGAAATCAAAAATTTATCAGGCTATGAGTCTGCAGTTGCACAATTTTCTTCAACAGTAGTTGGGAAACTAGAAGCTATAGTTGAGAGAAAAGATGGTTGGTTGACTATGGGTTGGAACTTGGCAGAAGAAATAAGCATAAGTTCAAGGGAGTAAGGGGGCTGAGAGTACCAGTGAGAATACCCATCAAAAGGTCAATCCTAGTGCTCAGGCTGTGCAGTGATGAAAATGAAGATGGAGGGGAAAAACCAGAAAAGAGTTGATTGAGTGTGTGGGTAAAGGACAGATTATGGTCAGTGAACATACTTCTTAAGAAATAACTTGTGGAATTCATCAGTATTTAGATAAATTATAGTAGcaattcataatttttcttcagTAAACTATGTATCTGTTGGTACCTGTCACTGcataatattaagtgaaattCATGTGGTACCTCAAAATAGGCCTTATAACAAGTTCTTCACAATGACTTCATCCAACATTATAACATTTGGCTTTAGTATCTGTTAAGAAAAGGTGTGATTACGCTATAATTagagtcagtttttaaatttttttattagaatgaattaattgtacaaaggggcatcattgtgatatttacaacatgcttACAgtcactttgatcaaatttacctcaTATATATTACTCCCTCTTAActaccctccctccccctccttggTAACAGTATCTGTATACATTTATAATAGTCACcatctccttttcctctcccccaccctttgGTTCTCCCCTCCGAACAGTCCCACTTTTACAATGatgtcttattattttttaggtctagattctgcatgttagtgaaaatgtgatatttgtccttctgagattggcttatctcacttaacatgatgatcttcagttccatccattttcctgcaaatgacacaatttcattatttcttttataaatactccatacatatataaatcatgtataaatacattatttctaTAGTGACTGgatcaacagtgtgtaagggttccttttctccccacATTAGTTAATTTTGCCAGTGGAAAATCAGAGTAGTCTAATTAAGCCAGGTATTCAAGAGTAGAgtcaattattttcaaattaaagcagagagaaaaagagtttCCTTCCCCGCTTTCCTCAACTTTGGTTTAGcaacaaaattatagaatttctcacagagaaaacaTGAGAACTTTCTGGTCCTTTCTGACCAATAGTAGGGTCAACCCATAAGAGGATTATAAGAATTCCATTagctgaaataaaaagaaatgctggCAAAATCATAATAACAAAAACTCATTAAATGTTAAGATCACTCACATCTCCCTGTGCTGCTTATTATGAACATTCTGTtgactctttcctctttttttttttttggggggggagtgcAATGGTCAtttactttatttacttatttttctttttttaaattgttttattattcatatgtgcatacaaggcttgggtcatttctcccccatgcccccaccccctcccttaccacccactccaccccccctccccctcaccccctcaatacccagcagaaactattttgcccttatctctaattttgttgaagagagaatataagcaataataggaaggaacaagtgttttcgctggttgagataaggatagctatacagggagttgactcacattaatttcctgtgcatgtgtgttcccttctaggttaattctttttaatctaaccttttctgtagttcctggtcccttttcctattagcctcagttgcttttaaggtatctgcttttagtttctctgcgttaagggcaacaaatgctagctaattttttaggtgtcttacctaacctcacccctcccttgtgtgctctcgcttttatcatgtgctcaaagtccaatccccttgttgtgtttgcccttgatctaatgtccacatatgagggagaacatacgatttttggtcttttgggccaggctaacctcactcagaatgatgttctccaattccatccatttactggcgaatggtaaaatttcattcttcttcatggttgcgtagaattccactgtgtatagataccacattttcttgatccattcgtcagtggtggggcatcttggctgtttccataacttggctattgtgaatagtgccgcaataaacatgggtatgcaggtgcctctagagtaacctgtgtcacagtcttttgggtatatccccaagagtggtattgctggatcaaatgttagatcaatgtttagctttttaagtagcctccaaatttttttccagagtggttgtactagtttacattcccaccaacagtgtaagagggttcctttttccccacatccttgccaacacctgttgttggtggtgttgctgatgatggctattctaacaggggtgaggtggaatcttagtgtggtttttaatttgcatttcctttattgctagagatggtgagcatttttt
Protein-coding regions in this window:
- the Ccdc196 gene encoding coiled-coil domain-containing protein 196; translated protein: MTSGTNPSGSCLSSKRSSKIDDNYLKELNEDLKQRKQELLDMLKPLEDKNNLLFQKLMSNLEEKQRSLQIMQQIMAGKGYDESSVMELIKEAEEMKQNLERKNKMLRKEMEMLWNKTFETEELRDQQKAPQIKPKADLQDRKAPKSPSSPVKTKSEMEIPVAEKVKEIRKEKQQRKMEWVKYQEQANIPQNDFHGKVIELRIEALKNYQKANDLKLSLYLQQNFEPKQAFLNLPMSQGIIGTTTMARATSSRNEPNMRNLESKTYAEQQGATESQSDDVERGSFF